A stretch of the Nicotiana tabacum cultivar K326 chromosome 6, ASM71507v2, whole genome shotgun sequence genome encodes the following:
- the LOC107826950 gene encoding protein VASCULATURE COMPLEXITY AND CONNECTIVITY, producing MERKVLVICAVVGFLGLLSAVTGFAAEATRIKGSQVQFPSPSECVYPRSPALGLGLVAAVALMVAQIIVNVASGCVCCRQYQSGSNRSLALLCFVVSWFTFVIAFLLLLTGAALNDQHGEESLYFGNYYCYVVKPGVFAGAAVLSLASVALGIIYYISLVSAKNINDPWHPPVPSQGGIAMGHPQIPPQTSQEPVFVHEDTYMRRIST from the exons ATGGAAAGGAAGGTGTTAGTAATTTGTGCTGTTGTGGGATTTCTAGGGTTGCTTTCTGCTGTTACTGGTTTTGCTGCTGAGGCCACTAGAATTAAG GGTTCTCAGGTCCAGTTTCCCTCTCCTTCAGAATGTGTATATCCAAGGAGTCCTGCACTGGGCCTTGGATTGGTTGCTGCTGTGGCTCTTATGGTTGCTCAAATAATTGTCAACGTAGCAAGTGGATGTGTCTGTTGCCGTCAATATCAGTCAGGATCTAATCGGTCACTAGCACTACTATGTTTTGTTGTATCCTG GTTTACATTCGTCATAGCATTTCTATTATTGCTAACGGGCGCAGCACTGAATGATCAGCATGGTGAAGAGAGCCTGTACTTTGGCAACTACTATTGCTATGTTGTAAAGCCTGGAGTATTTGCTGGAGCTGCTGTCTTGTCCCTTGCCAGTGTTGCTCTTGGAATCATCTATTACATTTCCTTGGTATCTGCAAAGAACATCAATGATCCATGGCATCCACCAGTACCAAGTCAAGGTGGCATTGCAATGGGACACCCACAAATTCCTCCACAGACCAGTCAGGAACCAGTTTTTGTGCATGAAGATACTTACATGAGACGCATATCTACGTGA